The following coding sequences lie in one Burkholderia cepacia genomic window:
- the ompR gene encoding osmolarity response regulator transcription factor OmpR — MPIMETKNPSKILVVDDDPRLRDLLRRYLGEQGFNVYVAENATAMNKLWVRERFDLLVLDLMLPGEDGLSICRRLRGSNDRTPIIMLTAKGEDVDRIVGLEMGADDYLPKPFNPRELVARIHAVLRRQAPAELPGAPSETTEVFEFGEFSLNLATRTLTKSGQEIPLTTGEFSVLKVFARHPRQPLSREKLMELARGREYEVFDRSLDVQISRLRKLIEPDPGSPRFIQTVWGLGYVFIPDGAA, encoded by the coding sequence ATGCCGATCATGGAAACGAAAAACCCCTCCAAGATTCTCGTCGTCGACGACGACCCTCGCCTGCGCGATCTGCTGCGCCGTTACCTCGGCGAGCAGGGTTTCAACGTATACGTCGCGGAAAACGCGACCGCGATGAACAAGCTCTGGGTACGCGAGCGTTTCGACCTGCTCGTGCTCGACCTGATGCTGCCGGGCGAAGACGGCCTGTCGATCTGCCGCCGCCTGCGCGGCAGCAACGACCGCACGCCGATCATCATGCTTACCGCGAAGGGCGAAGATGTCGATCGCATCGTCGGCCTCGAGATGGGCGCCGACGATTACCTGCCGAAGCCGTTCAACCCGCGCGAGCTCGTCGCGCGCATTCATGCGGTGCTGCGCCGCCAGGCGCCGGCCGAACTGCCGGGCGCGCCGTCGGAAACCACCGAGGTGTTCGAGTTCGGCGAGTTCTCGCTGAACCTCGCCACACGCACGCTGACGAAGTCGGGCCAGGAAATTCCGCTGACGACCGGCGAATTCTCGGTGCTGAAGGTGTTCGCTCGCCATCCGCGCCAGCCGCTGTCGCGCGAAAAGCTGATGGAGCTCGCGCGCGGCCGTGAATACGAAGTGTTCGACCGCAGCCTCGACGTGCAGATCTCGCGCCTGCGCAAGCTGATCGAGCCGGATCCGGGCAGCCCGCGCTTCATCCAGACCGTCTGGGGCCTCGGCTACGTGTTCATCCCGGACGGCGCCGCCTGA
- a CDS encoding ATP-binding protein, with amino-acid sequence MRIDRRLLQLAFGGLFWRTFLLIALLISVSLAAWFQSFRVIEREPRAQRVALQLVAVVKLTRTALLYSDPDLRRALLQDLESNEGVRVYPREKTDKFKLQPDESLNRLIEHDIRSRLGDDTVIAQSVNDIPGVWISFKIDDDDYWVALDRDQLDNVTGLQWAGWGLFALALSLFGSAFITSLVNRPFSRLALAARQIGSGQTPELLPERGMGVAAETNRSFNQMVRDLEQLEADRALMLAGISHDLRTPLARLRLETEMSPSDQATKDAMVDDIEQMDRIIAAFIDYARPSQRKPEPVDLSSIAQEVAARVSGEDGVEIRTRLAPSAIIEADETDMRRVIGNLVENARKYGQSKQDGISRITVETRVSHARVELSVSDEGPGIPEDQLPLVMRPFYRVDTARTKADGTGLGMAIVLRLVGRYRGALRLRNRNPEAGLEVTLEFPGAGKVRATA; translated from the coding sequence ATGCGTATCGACCGGCGCCTCCTTCAGCTCGCGTTCGGCGGGCTGTTCTGGCGCACCTTCCTGCTGATCGCGCTGCTGATCTCGGTCAGTCTCGCCGCGTGGTTCCAGAGCTTTCGCGTGATCGAGCGCGAGCCGCGTGCGCAGCGCGTCGCGCTGCAGCTCGTCGCGGTCGTGAAGCTCACGCGCACCGCCCTGCTCTATTCCGATCCCGATCTGCGGCGCGCGCTGCTGCAGGATCTCGAGAGCAACGAGGGCGTGCGCGTATATCCGCGCGAGAAAACCGACAAGTTCAAGCTGCAGCCCGACGAATCGCTGAACCGCCTGATCGAACACGACATCCGCAGCCGCCTCGGCGACGATACCGTGATCGCGCAGTCGGTCAACGACATTCCCGGCGTGTGGATCAGCTTCAAGATCGACGACGACGATTACTGGGTCGCGCTCGACCGCGACCAGCTCGACAACGTCACGGGCCTGCAGTGGGCCGGCTGGGGGCTGTTCGCGCTCGCGCTGTCGCTGTTCGGCTCGGCGTTCATCACGAGCCTCGTGAACCGGCCGTTCTCGCGGCTCGCGCTCGCCGCACGGCAGATCGGCTCGGGCCAGACACCCGAGCTGCTGCCCGAGCGCGGGATGGGCGTCGCGGCCGAAACCAATCGCAGCTTCAACCAGATGGTGCGCGACCTCGAACAGCTCGAGGCCGACCGCGCGCTGATGCTCGCGGGCATCTCGCACGACCTGCGCACGCCGCTCGCGCGGCTGCGGCTCGAAACCGAGATGAGCCCGTCCGACCAGGCGACCAAGGACGCGATGGTCGACGACATCGAGCAGATGGACCGCATCATCGCGGCCTTCATCGACTACGCGCGCCCGTCGCAGCGCAAGCCCGAGCCGGTCGACCTGTCGTCGATCGCGCAGGAAGTCGCCGCGCGCGTCTCGGGCGAGGACGGCGTCGAGATCCGCACGCGACTCGCACCGAGCGCGATCATCGAAGCCGACGAGACCGACATGCGCCGCGTGATCGGCAACCTCGTCGAGAACGCGCGCAAGTACGGCCAGAGCAAGCAGGACGGCATCTCGCGCATCACGGTCGAGACCCGCGTGTCGCACGCACGCGTCGAGCTGTCGGTGAGCGACGAAGGCCCCGGCATCCCCGAGGATCAACTGCCGCTCGTGATGCGGCCGTTCTACCGCGTCGACACCGCACGCACCAAGGCGGACGGCACGGGCCTCGGGATGGCGATCGTGTTGCGGCTGGTCGGCCGCTATCGCGGCGCGCTGCGCCTGCGCAACCGGAACCCCGAAGCGGGTCTCGAAGTCACGCTCGAATTCCCCGGCGCCGGCAAGGTACGTGCGACTGCGTGA